From Gammaproteobacteria bacterium:
AAAATGAAGCAGATGATGAAATAAACATCACTTCATTTGCTTTTTGCTTAAAGGGGCCGCAAGGCCCCTTTTTTGTCCTTATTCCCTTCTCCCAAAAATCAAAAAATGTATTCCGCCGCCGATTGCGCGGCTGCGCCGGGAGCGCGCTGCACCGGCTTGGGGGCGATGGAGGCCCCGCGGTTGAGCGGCACCGGGATGCCGGCCCCCTGTTTCGCCGTGCTGACGAGCAGTTCCCAGTCAACCGGTATCGCCCGCTTTTCCGTCAGCCGGCTGATTTCGCGTATGGCCTGCCCGAGGTAGCGGTCCATCACGCCGGCCTGCCCTTGCCCGTGCGCCTCGAGGTACACCACGCCGTCAACAAGAGCGCTCTTGAACGGCTGAAACTGTATCGTCACCGGCGTGCCGCGCTCGATCAGCCCGAAGAAGTCCTGAATATCCACCGGGCGCATCCGGATGCAGCCGTGGGTGGCTTTCAGGCCGATGGCATACGGGCGGTTGGTGCCGTGGATGAAATAGCCGGGCAGGTTCAGTTGCAGCGCGTATTTTCCCAGCGGATTGTCCTTGCCCGGCGGCACCGAAGCCGGCAGCGGGTCGTCCATCAGTTCGTGCTCGCGCCGCACGCTGGCCGGCGGATACCAGGTCGGGTTGACAATCTTGTCAATGACCTTCGCCTTTGAAACCGGTGTCTGCCAGTCGCCGCGGCCAATGCTGATCGGGTATGTCCTGACCTTTTTTTCTTCGCCGGAGGCCGGTTTCGGGTCGTAGTAATAAATCCGCATTTCGGCAAGATTCACATAAATGCCGCGGAATGACGGGCGCGGCAGGATGAACTGGCTCGGCAGAACGACCGAATTGCCCTCGCCCGGCACCCACGGGTCAATTCCCGGGTTGGCTTCGAGGATTTCCTCGATGCCGAGGCTGAATTCCTCGGCGATGCCGAGTATCGTGTCTTGCGGCTGAATCACGACCTTTTGCAGCGCGCCGATTAGTGTATGATTCGGGTCGAACCCGTAAGTCGCCGGGAGCGCGGACGCAACCGGCAGCGCCACCCCGCAGGCCGCCGACAACAACATCCGAATGGCTGGAAAAAACGACATATGCCGGACATTATAACTGCAATCAACGGCCAGTTTCCGATTCAGGAAGGCGTCGCCTACCTGAACCACGCCGGAGTCGCGCCGTGGCCGAAATGCACAGCCGATGTCGTCTGCGACTTTGCGCGCGAAAACGCGAGTTGCGGCGCGTTGCATTACAAGGCCTGGGAAGAAACCGCCGGTGCGTTGCGCGAGATGCTTCGCAATCTGATCAACGCCGAATCCGCGGATGAAATCGCCCTGGTGAAGAACACCTCGGAAGGGTTGTCGCTGGTCGCCTACGGGCTGGACTGGCAGCAAGGCGACAATGTCGTTGTCGGCATGCAGGAGTTTCCGTCCAACCGCATCGTCTGGGAATCGCTGCACAAGCGCTTCGGCGTCGAGGTGCGCACGGTTGATTTGCACGGCGGGGCTTCGCCGGAGCAGGCGCTGCTCAGCCGACTGGACCGGCGGACGCGGGTGCTGACGGTCAGTTCAATCCAGTATGCGACCGGCTGGCGCATGGACCTGGATGTGCTCGGCAAGGCGTGCCGGGAAGCGGGCGCCCTGCTCTGCGTGGATGCCATCCAGAGCCTCGGCGCGGCGCCGGTTGATGTGCAGGCCTCGCAAATCGACTTCCTCGCCGCCGACGGGCACAAGTGGATGCTGGCGCCCGAGGGCGTCGGCTGTTTCTACTGCCGGCGCCGTCATCTGAAAACCCTGAAACTGCACCAGTACGGCTGGGGCATGCTGCAAGACCCCGGCGACTATGATTCGCTTTACGGCGAGGCCATGCTCGCCTCGTGGGCCGAGGTTGGCAACGCCCGGCGGTTTGAATGCGGCAGCCTCAATTCGCTCGGCATCCATGCGCTGCACGCCAGCCTCGGCCTGCTGTTTGACACCGGCCTCGACCGGGTTTTCAGCGAAGTCGCGTCCAATGTTTCGCACCTCGCCGGCGGCGTTGATCAAGACCGCTTTCAATCGCTGACGCCGGCGGAAGAACACCGGCGCGGCGGCATTCTGACGGTGCGCCCGCGGCGGGGAGAACCCGGGGCCTTGCACCGGCAACTGTCAAAAGCCGGCGTGCTGTGCGCGTGCAGAGGCGGCGGCATTCGCCTGTCGCCGCATTTCTACACGCCGCGGGAAGTTCTCGACCGGGCGCTTGAATGCCTCCACGATTTCAGCGGCTGAAAGCCTTGTGCCATTCAAGCAGACCGCTTTCCAGCAGCAGGCGCGGGTTCAGGCTGTTGCTGTCGGCCAACCGGCAGCGCTGAACCTGCCGCCCGTGCAGTCTTTGCAGGCTTTCAAATGGTGGACTCATGGGTGGACTCATGGGCGGATTCACGGGCGGATGCGCCGGCGGATTCGCGGCGGGCGCCGCGGGCGCGGCGTCGAAAGCGCCATGGACAAAGGCGGCATGGACAATCTGCTGCAATTCCTCCAGCAGCCATTGCTGAATCAGCGGAGACGGCTGTTCGTTCCAGCGCTCCACAATGCCGGAAAGATCCGACAGCGGCGCCCTGGCCGACAGCCACTGCGCCAGTTCATCGTGAAATTTTTCCCGGTCAATCCCTTTCTCGGCCTTCTTCGAGGCCTCCAGCGGCCGCAACCCGAACAACGCAAGCCGGCGCCGCGCCTGCTCCGTCTCCAGCGACAGCCGCCCGGCCAGCCACTCGACCGCCTCGTCGCCCGGCAGCGGAAAACGGATTTTGCGGCAGCGGCTGCGTATCGTGGCCGGCAGTTTCGCCAGGCGCCTGCAAATCAGGACGATGACGCCCCCGTCCGGCGGCTCTTCCAGCGTCTTCAGAAGACTGTTGGCGGCGGCGTAATTCATGCTGTCGGCCCGCGGGATAAAAGCGACCCGGTATTGGCCGTAATGCCGGTTCAACGAGAAAAAGTCGGCCAGTTCGCGGATTTGCGCGACCTTGATTTCTTTCTTCTCGGCGACAATCGAAAGATAGTCCGGATGATTCTCCGAGGCCAGCAGACGGCACCCCTTGCAGCCGCCGCAGGGCCTGTCTTTTTCACTTTGGCACAACAGACTATGGCAGAGAGCGGAACCAAATTCTTCCATTCCGCAGCCGTCCTGCCCGCTCAGCAGCAAGGCGTTGGGCACGCGCCCCGCCGCCAGCATCCGCAGCCAGTTGTCCCACTGTGCACGCTGCCATGGATAGACCGGGTTATTCATCGCCAATCTCCGGCCAGCGTTTGACCACCAGCGCGATGATTTCCGCGCCGACCTGTTCCCTGTCCCGGGCGGCGTCAATCACTGCAAACCGCGCGGGTTCGCGCCCGGCCCGTTCAAGATAAGTCTTTCGCACCCGCTCAACGAACGCCTTGCCCTGCGATTCAAAATTGTCCGGCGTTTTGCCTGCGCGCAGCAACTCATACTGGGTGCTGGGAATGTCCTTGTGCCTTTTTTCAGGCGGCAAATCCAGCAGTATCGTCCAATCGGGCGACAGGCCGGGCGCGACCCATTCGGCCAGCACATCAATCCGTTCGGACGGAATTTCGCGGCCCCCGCCCTGGTAGGCGTAACTCGCGTCAATAAAGCGGTCACAAACCACCCATTGCCCCCGCTCCAGCGCCGGTTGCACGACCCGGCGGACATGCTCGGCGCGCGCCGCGAAAAACAACAGCAATTCGGCGAGGCCGGACAGGCCCTTTTCCTGCTCCAGCAGCATGCGCCGGATGGCCTCTCCCATCGGTACGCCGCCAGGCTCGCGGGTTCTCCTGACCTCCACGCCGCGCCGCCTGAGAAACGATTCCAGGGCTTCGGCCTGCGTGCTCTTGCCGACGCCGTCTATCCCTTCAAGGGTGATCAGTTTTCCGCGTTGCATTACTTCAACTGGTAGCGGGCGACGGCCTTGCGGTGTTCGCCGTAGGTTTTCGAGAAATGATGGCTGCCGTCGCCCCTGCTGACGAAGTATAGCGCGCCGGTCTTTTCCGGGTGCAGCACCGCTTGCAGCGACGCAAGCCCCGGCATCGCAATCGGCGTCGGCGGCAGCCCCTTGCGGCGGTAGGTGTTGTACGGCGTGTCGGCCTTCAGGTCTTTTTTCCTGATGTCGCCGCCGAATTGCAGGCCCATGCCGTAAATGACGGTGGGGTCGGCCTGCAGCAGCATCCCCTTCTCAAGCCGCGACAGAAACACGCCGGCAATCCGGCGGCGCTCGTCGTCTCTCGCCGTTTCCTTCTCGACGATGGAGGCGAGTATCAGGGCCTCGTAAGGCGACGCAAGATGAAGGCCGGGCGCTCTTTCGCGCCAGACGGACTCCAGCGTCCGCGTCATTTTTTCGTATCCCTGCCGGAACAAATCCACATCGGCGGCGCCGGCGCTGAAAAAATAGGTGTCCGGGAAGAACCAGCCCTCAAGCGATGGATGATCCACGCCGAGATGCTTCCTGATCTCTTCGGCGTCGGCGGCCACCGTTTCAATCGCCCGGTGCCGCCGCATCGTCTGCAGAACCTGCCTGAGCGTGGCCCCCTCGATGATGCGCAGACGCTCGAGGACGCCCTTGCCGCTCGCCGCCATGTCGAGAAACCCGGCCAGCGTCATGCGCGGTTCAATCCGGTATCTTCCCGCCTTGATGCTGCCCTCAAGTCCGCCGAGCCTCGCGTACAGCGCCGCGTAGAAACGCACCGGCACCGGCTTTCTGTCCGCGATCAACCCCGCCCGCTCCATGCCGGCGATGACGCGGTTGAATGAACTGCCTTCGGCGATGTCCCAGTCCACCTGTTGCGTGTTCGTCAACGGCACGGCGTGGAGACTGCGGTAAAAGTCCCAAACAAAAGCGGCGCCCGCCGGCAGCGCGGCGGCGGCGCAGATGGCGATTGCAAGACGCCCCCCGCTCATCCGCCTCACCGGTCAGTCCTCCGCGCCGGCGGCGGGCAGTTTTTGCAACAAATCGTGCAGCAAGCCGTGCACCGACTGCACATCGTAATCACGCGCGCCCTCCAGATGGCGAACCGGCCAGGCGCGAATCAGCACATTGCAAAAAAAAACGCCGTCGGCCCGCAGCAAATCCTCGCGCGACAACCGGGTCTCCTGAACCGGAATGCCGCGCCGCCGGCACGCCTCGATAATCCAGCCGCGCATCACGCCGCTGACGCCGCAGCGGTCCAGCAGCGGGGTTCGCAGGCCGCCATCCTCCACGGTGAAGAGATTGCTCATCGTGCCTTCAATCACCCGGTCGCGCGCGTCGAGCATGACGCCCTCCTGGTATTCGTCCCGCCATTCCATCCGCGCCATCACCTGCTCCAGCCGGTTCAGGTGCTTGACGCCGGCCAGGTCGGGATCATCGGCGAGGCGCTTGCGGCAGAATCTTGCGGCGACGCCGCGGCGCCGGAAATCGTCCGGATAATCCGGCGGCGGCAGCGCGGTGACAATGCGGGTCGGCTTGGCCGGAAGCGGCGGGCGGTACCCGCGCGCGCCGCCGCCGCGGGTGACGATGACCTTGACGACGGCGTCGCCGCTGCCGGCGGCGAGGCGGCGCACTTCCTCGTCAAGGGCGCGCCAGTCGTCAAAGGCGATGGCCAGTTTGCGGCAGCCGTCGCGCAGGCGCGCGCGGTGACGCGGCCAGAAACGGGGCGCGCCGTCCGCGACCGAAATCGTCTCGAAAACACCGTCGCCGTAGGCAAGCCCGCGGTCGGTCACGGCAATCGCGCCGCCCGGTTTTCCGTTGATCAAAACCGGAGGCATGGTCGAAAGGTGTGCGCCGGTGATTTCAGACGGCGCGAAACACCAGGGAAGCGTTGGTGCCCCCGAAACCGAAGGAATTGGACAGCACGCACCGCAGGTTTTCCCTGCGCGCGGTGTTCGGCACATAATCCAGGTCGCACTTCGGATCCGGGGTGTCGAGGTTGACGGTCGGCGGCATCACCCCGTCTCTCAAAGACAGCACCGAAAACACCGCCTCGACCCCGCCCGCGGCCCCCAGCAGATGGCCGATCATGGACTTGACCGAACTCATCGCGAGTTTCCGCGCGTGATCGCCGAAGACCAATTTGACGGCGTCGCTTTCGGCCTGGTCGCCGAGCGGCGTCGAAGTGCCGTGCGCGTTGATGTAATCCACCTCGCCGGGGTTCAGCGCGGCGTCTTGCAGCGCGTTTTGCATGCAGCGCGCGGCGCCGGCGCCGCCGGGAACCGGCTGCGTGATGTGGTGGGCGTCGCTGGAAGCCCCGTATCCGGCGAGTTCGCAGTAGATGTTGGCGCCGCGCTTTTGCGCGTGTTCGCGCTCCTCAAGGACGACGACGCCGGCGCCGTCGCCGATGACGAAGCCGTCGCGGTCCAGGTCCCACGGGCGGCTCGCGCGTTCGGGGTCGTCGTTGTGCGACGCGCACAGCGCGCGCGCCGCCGCGAAACCGCCGACGCCGAGCAGCGATGTCGCCATCTCGGCGCCGCCGGCGATCATGATGTCGGCGTCGCCGCGCGCGACCATGCGCGCCGATTCCCCGATGTTGTGGTTGCCGGTCGCGCAGGCCGAGACAATCGCGAAATTGGGCCCTTGCAGGCCGTACAGAATGGACAGGTTGCCCGAGATCATGTTGATGATGCTGCCCGGGACGAAAAACGGCGATATCTTGCGCGCGCCGCCCTCGATGCAGGCGGTGTGGTTGGCCTCGATCAGCGGCAGGCCGCCGATGCCGGAGCCGACCGCGACGCCGATGCGCGGCGCGTTTTGCTCCGTGACCTCGAACCCCGAATCCTCGATCGCCTGAACGCCGGCGCCGATGCCGTAATGGATGAACAGATCCATGCGCTTCTGCTCTTTTTCGGGGATGTAGGTATCGGCGTCGAACCCCTCGACCGGGGCGGCAATCCGCACCCGCAAACCGGAAGCGTCAAAGGACGAGATTTTCCGCACGCCGCTGCGCCCGGCGACGACGGCCTCCCACGCCTTGTCAACGGCGGCCCCGACCGGGCACACGACACCGACGCCGGTGACGACCACTTGTCTGTTGTGCACACGAACTCCGCGGATGGTGAAGAGACGGGGGAAAAGAACGCCCGCAAGGCGCTCAGGCGTTTATGTGCTTCTCGATGTAGTCAACCGCCTGCTTCACCGTCGTGATTTTCTCGGCCTCTTCGTCCGGTATCTCGCACTCGAATTCTTCCTCCAGCGCCATCACCAGTTCCAGCGTGTCCAGCGAGTCCGCGTTCAAGTCATCGACAAAGGAAGCATCCTCGGTGACCTTGTCTTCCTCGATACTCAGCTGCTCGGCCACGATTTTGCGGACCCGGTCTTTTATATCACTCATTGAAATAGTCTCCTTGTTACTGTTGAGTCGTTGAAAACAACTTTTGGCCGTCAGGCCATGTACAACCCTCCGTTGATGTGGACGGTCTCGCCGGTGATGTAGGCGGCGGCCCCGGAAGCCAGAAAGCGCACCAGTTCGGCCACTTCCGCCGCCTCGCCGAAGCGCGCCGCGGGGATGGTGCGGACAATCTCCTCGCGGTATTTCTCCGGCAGCGCCCGCACCATATCGGTGTCAATAAAGCCGGGCGCGACGCAGTTGACGGTGATATTACGGGTTCCCAGTTCTTTTGCAAGGCTTTTGCTGAAACCGGTAATCCCGGCCTTGGCGGCGGCGTAGTTGGCCTGCCCCGGATTGCCGGCGGCGCCCGTCAGCGAAGTGATGTTGATGATCCTCCCCCACCTTTTTTTCATCATCCGGCGCACGCACGCCTTGCTCAGGCGAAACACCGAACCCAGGTTGGTGTTGATGACCGCATCCCAGTCCTCGTCGCTCATCCTCGGCAGCAGGCTGTCGCGGGTGATGCCGGCGTTGTTGACCAGCACATCGGGCATCTGGTCCTGTTCGGCCAGCGTCTTGAGCAGCGCCGCCACCGAGTCCGCCTGCTCCACCCTGAGCACGGCGCCGTGGCCGCGAACGCCTTCCCCGTCGAGAAAACCGGAGATGGCGCGGGCGCCGTCGTCGCCGGTCGCGGTGCCGACGACTTCCAGCCCGGCGCGGCCCAGTGCCAGCGCAATCGCGCGCCCGATGCCGCGCGAGGCGCCGGTGACGAGCGCCGTTTTCGCGCCTGCCGCCGCTTGCGCCGTCATCCGGATTCCGCCAGCGCCCGCTCCAGGCCGGCCGGGCTGTTGACGGCGTGGCATTCGGCCCGCCGGTTGATGCGCCGGACGAGGTTCGTCAGCACCTGCCCCGGCCCCAGTTCAACGAAGCGCGCGACGCCGTCCTCGCCCATGCGCTCGATGGTGGCGACCCATTGCACCGGATTGTGAAGTTGTTCGCTCAATGCCCGAAAAATATCGCCGGGTATTGTACGCGGCATCGCGTCCACATTGTGAAGAATTTTGATCGCCGGCGCGCTGATTTCCGCGCCCTCGAGAAACGACGAGAACTCGCGCGCCGCGTCGCGCATCAGCGAGGAATGGGCGGGCACGCTGACCGGCAGCAGAACGCATTTGCGCGCGCCCTGCGCCGACGCCCGCGCCATCGCCTCTTCCACCGCTGCCTTGTGGCCGGCGATGACGGTCTGCGCCGGCGCGTTGAAATTGACGGCCTCGACCACCTGTTCGCCGCCGGGCGCGGCGCACAACTCCACCACCTGCCGCGATTTCAGCCCGATGATCGCCGCCATCGCGCCGCGGCCCTCGGCGACGGCCTGCTGCATCAACTCGCCGCGCCGCGCGGCGATGGCGACCGCGTCTTCAAAGGCGATGGAACCGGCGCAGACCAGCGCGGTGTATTCGCCGAAACTGTGGCCGGCGGCGACCGCCGGCACGGCGTCGCTCAGGCGGCTCCAGATTTTCCACACCGCGACGCCGGCGGCCAGCATCACCGGCTGGGTGTTGACGGTGCGGTTCAGCGCCTCCTCCGGCCCGTCCATCGCCATCTTGAACAGGTCCTTGCCGAGGATTGCGGAGGCGGCGTCAAAGGTTTCCCGCACCTCCGGGTGTTCGGCGGCCAGTTCCCTCAGCATGCCGGTGTGCTGGGCGCCCTGTCCGGGGAAAAGAAAAGCCGTGTCCGTCAATATCCGCATGCCGATTCAACCTGGGTTATAATGCACGCCGTTTCCAGAAAACCACACGATGCCAAAAAGCGAGCACTTTGAAATGAAGGGCGTCGTCGTCGAGGTCCTTCCGAACACGATGTTCAGGGTCAAACTCGAAAACGACCATGTTGTCACCGCGCACATATCCGGAAAAATGCGAAAGCATTACATCCGGATACTTGCCGGCGACCGCGTCACCGTCGAGATGAGCCCCTACGACCTGACCCGCGGGCGCATTACCTACCGCGAAAAATAGCCCCTGCCGTCAGCCCCCGCACCGGATTTTTTCTTTCCGCGGCGCCTCGCAGCGGAAGCGGACTTCGCCGTCCTCGAGCACAAAGCGGGCGGCGCCGCCCTTCTTCAGTTTGCCGAAGAGGATGTCGTCGAGCAGCGGCTTTTTCAGTTTCTCCTCGATCAGGCGCCGCATCGGCCTCGCCCCCATCGTCTTGTCAAAGCCGTTCTCGACCAGCCACGAGCGCACATCGGCGTCCACCGTCAGTTGCACCTTCCGGTCTTCGAGTTGCGCCTGAAACTGCGTCAGGAACTTGTCAACGACGAGCAGGATCATCTCCCTGTCCAGCGGCCTGAAATGCACCACCGCGTCGAGGCGGTTGCGAAACTCCGGCGAGAAAACCCGCTTGATGCTCTCGGAACAGTCCGGCGCGCGGTCGTCGTGCCCGGTGAAGCCGATGCTCGCGCGGCTCATCGCCTCGGCGCCGGCGTTGGTCGTCATGATCAGCACCGTGTGGCGGAAATCCACCTTGCGCCCGTTGGCGTCGGTCAGCAGGCCGTGGTCCATGACTTGCAGCAGCAGGTTGAACACATCCGGGTGGGCCTTCTCCATCTCATCAAGCAGCACCACGGACTGGGGAAACTTCAGCACCGCGTCGGTCAGCAGGCCGCCCTGGTCGAAGCCGACATAGCCCGGAGGCGCGCCGATGAGGCGCGAGACGGTGTGCCGCTCCATGTATTCGGACATGTCGAAACGCACCAGTTCCATGCCGGCGCTCGCGGCCAGTTGCCGCGCGGTCTCGGTCTTGCCGACGCCGGTCGGGCCGGCCATCAGAAAGGAGCCGACCGGCTGGTCGGGCTCGTTCAGGCCGGAGCGCGACATCTTGATCGCGTTGACGATCGTGTCAATGGCGTCGTCCTGGCCGAAGATGACCATCTTCAGGTTGCGGTCGAGGTTGCGGAGCATCTTCGCGTTGTCGGTGGTGACGCTCTTCGCCGGTATCCGCGCGATTTTGGCGATCATGCCCTCGATGTGGCTTGAGCGCACCAGCGGCCTCGCCCCGGCGGACGACGAGCCGATGCGCAGAGAGGCGCCGGCCTCGTCCACGAGGTCTATCGCCTTGTCCGGCAGGTGGCGGTCGTGCAGGTAGCGCGACGCCAGGCTGGCGGCGGTCTTCAGGCTCTGCCTTGAATAGCGCACATTGTGGAAGCGCTCAAAACACTCCTTCAGCCCCAGCAGAATCCGGTAGGTGTCGTCCACCGACGGTTCCTCGATGTCTATCTTCTGGAAGCGCCTGGCCAGCGCGCGGTCTTTCTCGAAGATGGCGCGGTATTCGCGGTAGGTCGTCGCGCCGATGCAGCGCAGTTCGCCGGATTGCAGCCTGGGCTTGATCAGGCTCGAGGCGTCCATCGCGCTGCCGGAGGCGGAGCCGGCGCCGATGAGCATGTGAATCTCGTCAATGAACAGGATGACATTCTTTTCCTTCTCCAGTTGCGCCAGCATTTTCTTCAGGCGCTTCTCGAAGTCGCCGCGGTACTTGGTGCCGGCCACCAGCGCGCCGAGGTCGAGCAGGTGAATGACGGCGTCTTTCAGCACATCGGGCACCTCGCCCTCGACGATCTTCCTCGCCAGCCCCTCCGCCAGCGCGGTCTTGCCGACGCCCGGCTCGCCGACATACAGCGGGTTGTTCTTGTTCCTTCGGCACAGCACCTGTATCGTCCGGTCCACTTCCGGCTCGCGCCCGACCAGCGGGTCAATGCGCCCGGCCCGCGCCTTCTCGTTCAGGTTGCGGGTGAACTGCTCAAGCGGCTTGCGCGCGCTGCGCCCGCTTTCGCCGCCCTCGACGCCGGCGACCTCGTTCTCCTTGCCGGCATACTTGCTGATGCCGTGGGCGATGTAGTTGACGATGTCGAGGCGCTCGACATTGTGGCAGCCCAGCAGATAGACCGCCTGCGACTCCGGCTCGCTGAAAACCGAAACCAGCACGTTCTCGCCCTTGACCATGCTCGTCGGCGACACCGACTGCACATGAAACACCGCGCGCTGCAACACGCGCTGAAACGCGCGGGTCTGCTGAATGTCGCCCGGCTCGTGCAGTTCCAGCCGCGGGGTTGATTTGCTGATGTAGGCGGCGAGGTCGGAGGCGAGTTCCTTCAGGTTGACGCCGCAGGCGCTCAGCACCTCGGCGGCCTCCGGGTTCTTGATCAGGCCGAACAGCAGGTGCTCGACGGTGACATATTCATGGCGGTTTCTGGACGCGACCTCAAAGACCGTGTTCAGCGTGCGTTCCAGGTTCTTGTCAAACATCGCTCAGTCTTTTTCCATCTTGCACATCAGCGGATGCTTTTTCGAGCGTGAATAGTTGTTGACCGTCGTCACCTTGGTCTCCGCGATCTCGCGGGTGAAAACCCCGCACACGCCCTTGCCCTGTTTGTGAATCGCCAGCATCAACTGCACCGCCCGGTCGAGGTTCATCCGGAAAAAGCGCTGCAGGATGTGCACGACGAATTCCATCGGCGTGTAGTCATCGTTGATCAGCAGGACTTTGTACATCGGCGGCCTCTTCGGCTTGACCGGGGCCGGCTC
This genomic window contains:
- a CDS encoding L,D-transpeptidase family protein; the protein is MSFFPAIRMLLSAACGVALPVASALPATYGFDPNHTLIGALQKVVIQPQDTILGIAEEFSLGIEEILEANPGIDPWVPGEGNSVVLPSQFILPRPSFRGIYVNLAEMRIYYYDPKPASGEEKKVRTYPISIGRGDWQTPVSKAKVIDKIVNPTWYPPASVRREHELMDDPLPASVPPGKDNPLGKYALQLNLPGYFIHGTNRPYAIGLKATHGCIRMRPVDIQDFFGLIERGTPVTIQFQPFKSALVDGVVYLEAHGQGQAGVMDRYLGQAIREISRLTEKRAIPVDWELLVSTAKQGAGIPVPLNRGASIAPKPVQRAPGAAAQSAAEYIF
- a CDS encoding aminotransferase class V-fold PLP-dependent enzyme yields the protein MPDIITAINGQFPIQEGVAYLNHAGVAPWPKCTADVVCDFARENASCGALHYKAWEETAGALREMLRNLINAESADEIALVKNTSEGLSLVAYGLDWQQGDNVVVGMQEFPSNRIVWESLHKRFGVEVRTVDLHGGASPEQALLSRLDRRTRVLTVSSIQYATGWRMDLDVLGKACREAGALLCVDAIQSLGAAPVDVQASQIDFLAADGHKWMLAPEGVGCFYCRRRHLKTLKLHQYGWGMLQDPGDYDSLYGEAMLASWAEVGNARRFECGSLNSLGIHALHASLGLLFDTGLDRVFSEVASNVSHLAGGVDQDRFQSLTPAEEHRRGGILTVRPRRGEPGALHRQLSKAGVLCACRGGGIRLSPHFYTPREVLDRALECLHDFSG
- the holB gene encoding DNA polymerase III subunit delta', with protein sequence MNNPVYPWQRAQWDNWLRMLAAGRVPNALLLSGQDGCGMEEFGSALCHSLLCQSEKDRPCGGCKGCRLLASENHPDYLSIVAEKKEIKVAQIRELADFFSLNRHYGQYRVAFIPRADSMNYAAANSLLKTLEEPPDGGVIVLICRRLAKLPATIRSRCRKIRFPLPGDEAVEWLAGRLSLETEQARRRLALFGLRPLEASKKAEKGIDREKFHDELAQWLSARAPLSDLSGIVERWNEQPSPLIQQWLLEELQQIVHAAFVHGAFDAAPAAPAANPPAHPPVNPPMSPPMSPPFESLQRLHGRQVQRCRLADSNSLNPRLLLESGLLEWHKAFSR
- the tmk gene encoding dTMP kinase → MQRGKLITLEGIDGVGKSTQAEALESFLRRRGVEVRRTREPGGVPMGEAIRRMLLEQEKGLSGLAELLLFFAARAEHVRRVVQPALERGQWVVCDRFIDASYAYQGGGREIPSERIDVLAEWVAPGLSPDWTILLDLPPEKRHKDIPSTQYELLRAGKTPDNFESQGKAFVERVRKTYLERAGREPARFAVIDAARDREQVGAEIIALVVKRWPEIGDE
- the mltG gene encoding endolytic transglycosylase MltG produces the protein MSGGRLAIAICAAAALPAGAAFVWDFYRSLHAVPLTNTQQVDWDIAEGSSFNRVIAGMERAGLIADRKPVPVRFYAALYARLGGLEGSIKAGRYRIEPRMTLAGFLDMAASGKGVLERLRIIEGATLRQVLQTMRRHRAIETVAADAEEIRKHLGVDHPSLEGWFFPDTYFFSAGAADVDLFRQGYEKMTRTLESVWRERAPGLHLASPYEALILASIVEKETARDDERRRIAGVFLSRLEKGMLLQADPTVIYGMGLQFGGDIRKKDLKADTPYNTYRRKGLPPTPIAMPGLASLQAVLHPEKTGALYFVSRGDGSHHFSKTYGEHRKAVARYQLK
- the pabC gene encoding aminodeoxychorismate lyase, encoding MPPVLINGKPGGAIAVTDRGLAYGDGVFETISVADGAPRFWPRHRARLRDGCRKLAIAFDDWRALDEEVRRLAAGSGDAVVKVIVTRGGGARGYRPPLPAKPTRIVTALPPPDYPDDFRRRGVAARFCRKRLADDPDLAGVKHLNRLEQVMARMEWRDEYQEGVMLDARDRVIEGTMSNLFTVEDGGLRTPLLDRCGVSGVMRGWIIEACRRRGIPVQETRLSREDLLRADGVFFCNVLIRAWPVRHLEGARDYDVQSVHGLLHDLLQKLPAAGAED
- the fabF gene encoding beta-ketoacyl-ACP synthase II, which gives rise to MHNRQVVVTGVGVVCPVGAAVDKAWEAVVAGRSGVRKISSFDASGLRVRIAAPVEGFDADTYIPEKEQKRMDLFIHYGIGAGVQAIEDSGFEVTEQNAPRIGVAVGSGIGGLPLIEANHTACIEGGARKISPFFVPGSIINMISGNLSILYGLQGPNFAIVSACATGNHNIGESARMVARGDADIMIAGGAEMATSLLGVGGFAAARALCASHNDDPERASRPWDLDRDGFVIGDGAGVVVLEEREHAQKRGANIYCELAGYGASSDAHHITQPVPGGAGAARCMQNALQDAALNPGEVDYINAHGTSTPLGDQAESDAVKLVFGDHARKLAMSSVKSMIGHLLGAAGGVEAVFSVLSLRDGVMPPTVNLDTPDPKCDLDYVPNTARRENLRCVLSNSFGFGGTNASLVFRAV
- the acpP gene encoding acyl carrier protein gives rise to the protein MSDIKDRVRKIVAEQLSIEEDKVTEDASFVDDLNADSLDTLELVMALEEEFECEIPDEEAEKITTVKQAVDYIEKHINA
- the fabG gene encoding 3-oxoacyl-ACP reductase FabG, whose translation is MTAQAAAGAKTALVTGASRGIGRAIALALGRAGLEVVGTATGDDGARAISGFLDGEGVRGHGAVLRVEQADSVAALLKTLAEQDQMPDVLVNNAGITRDSLLPRMSDEDWDAVINTNLGSVFRLSKACVRRMMKKRWGRIINITSLTGAAGNPGQANYAAAKAGITGFSKSLAKELGTRNITVNCVAPGFIDTDMVRALPEKYREEIVRTIPAARFGEAAEVAELVRFLASGAAAYITGETVHINGGLYMA
- the fabD gene encoding ACP S-malonyltransferase, whose amino-acid sequence is MRILTDTAFLFPGQGAQHTGMLRELAAEHPEVRETFDAASAILGKDLFKMAMDGPEEALNRTVNTQPVMLAAGVAVWKIWSRLSDAVPAVAAGHSFGEYTALVCAGSIAFEDAVAIAARRGELMQQAVAEGRGAMAAIIGLKSRQVVELCAAPGGEQVVEAVNFNAPAQTVIAGHKAAVEEAMARASAQGARKCVLLPVSVPAHSSLMRDAAREFSSFLEGAEISAPAIKILHNVDAMPRTIPGDIFRALSEQLHNPVQWVATIERMGEDGVARFVELGPGQVLTNLVRRINRRAECHAVNSPAGLERALAESG
- the infA gene encoding translation initiation factor IF-1 codes for the protein MPKSEHFEMKGVVVEVLPNTMFRVKLENDHVVTAHISGKMRKHYIRILAGDRVTVEMSPYDLTRGRITYREK